In one Candidatus Zixiibacteriota bacterium genomic region, the following are encoded:
- a CDS encoding DJ-1 family glyoxalase III: MSKKVLVVLAEGFEDMEAVAPIDILNRAGVEVTIASLVKGPTKGAYGTTIVPHKSIDEIDLDFIYDGIVFPGGRVNAQALSKHPKVMMLVHRHHSAHKMVSAICAAPSHVLGEGAKILKGKRSSGDPTFNDMLAASGAIVSGEIVTVDDNIITGMGPGAAIPFALQLVEYLVDKQTADQYAEKWLISR; encoded by the coding sequence ATGTCAAAGAAGGTTTTAGTTGTTTTGGCTGAAGGTTTCGAGGATATGGAAGCAGTCGCGCCCATTGATATATTAAATCGCGCCGGAGTCGAAGTCACAATCGCGAGTCTTGTTAAAGGCCCCACGAAAGGTGCGTACGGAACTACTATTGTGCCTCATAAGTCAATCGATGAAATTGACCTCGATTTTATATATGACGGCATTGTTTTCCCGGGTGGCAGAGTAAACGCCCAAGCCTTGTCCAAACATCCAAAAGTCATGATGCTGGTTCATCGCCATCACAGCGCGCACAAAATGGTGTCGGCTATTTGCGCGGCGCCAAGTCATGTTCTCGGCGAAGGCGCAAAAATTCTTAAGGGGAAACGCTCCAGCGGCGATCCGACATTTAACGACATGCTTGCCGCAAGCGGCGCAATTGTCAGTGGGGAAATAGTGACTGTCGATGACAATATTATCACGGGAATGGGACCCGGAGCGGCGATTCCTTTTGCCCTCCAGCTGGTTGAGTATCTGGTAGATAAGCAGACTGCTGACCAATACGCCGAGAAATGGCTGATTTCCCGATAG
- a CDS encoding putative sugar nucleotidyl transferase, with protein MSITICFFEDSKYTQFYPLTYLRPVYTLRAGIVPLFQRATRYFPDAHICLSARDLISPLTAEQNRDFPVNIIKRGDLDEVLFLNGRIRDYGDLPGLIRGSRISCCFKKNGEVVAALFKGESVEKIAKLAIPSDYAAQRKREGNDIVDFDTRATLYNYTWEIMADIEREVTEDFAVLRPSFPTTSQSIKRDGVHILKSDQLYIGEGTIVLPSAVLDASKGPIYIGANCKIESQVAIYGPCAIGPNSVIVAGKIAASSIGHTCRVGGEVEESVFQSYVNKYHAGFIGHSYVGSWVNFGAMTTNSDLKNNYSTIRLTVNGQSVDSGSIKVGSFIGDHTKFGIGTLLNTGINIGVCCNIFGGSLVTDKEIPSFSWGNTGSYQKYEVDKAVETAQRTTERRNQTLTEREKTVLRALAAKTDSNMGVINF; from the coding sequence ATGTCGATTACAATTTGTTTTTTTGAAGATTCAAAATACACCCAATTTTACCCACTGACATACCTTCGTCCGGTTTATACCCTTCGGGCCGGTATCGTACCTCTGTTTCAGAGGGCTACAAGATATTTCCCTGATGCTCATATCTGCCTTTCGGCTCGTGATCTGATTTCTCCACTGACTGCCGAACAGAATCGGGATTTCCCTGTGAATATTATCAAACGGGGAGATTTGGATGAAGTTCTCTTTCTCAATGGAAGAATCCGCGACTACGGCGACCTTCCCGGTCTGATTAGAGGCTCGCGCATATCCTGCTGTTTTAAGAAAAACGGTGAGGTTGTCGCCGCGCTATTCAAGGGAGAGTCAGTTGAGAAGATCGCGAAACTCGCGATACCGTCAGATTACGCCGCGCAACGCAAACGCGAGGGAAACGATATTGTCGATTTCGACACCCGCGCCACACTCTACAACTACACCTGGGAAATAATGGCCGATATTGAGCGCGAAGTCACTGAAGACTTTGCTGTCCTAAGGCCTTCTTTTCCAACCACCTCACAGAGTATCAAGCGCGATGGTGTCCATATCCTTAAGTCCGACCAACTATATATCGGAGAAGGAACAATAGTTCTCCCGTCGGCAGTGCTGGACGCCAGCAAGGGGCCAATCTATATTGGCGCAAATTGCAAGATAGAATCACAGGTGGCGATCTATGGTCCATGCGCCATAGGGCCAAACAGCGTAATTGTGGCCGGAAAAATAGCAGCATCATCGATTGGTCACACCTGTCGAGTGGGTGGGGAAGTCGAAGAGTCAGTTTTTCAGTCGTATGTGAACAAGTATCATGCGGGATTTATTGGTCACAGCTATGTGGGTTCATGGGTCAATTTTGGCGCCATGACAACCAACTCGGATTTGAAAAATAACTATTCAACTATACGCCTGACCGTGAACGGCCAATCTGTTGACAGTGGGTCAATCAAAGTTGGCTCATTCATTGGGGATCACACCAAATTTGGCATTGGGACTTTGCTCAACACCGGGATAAACATTGGTGTCTGTTGTAATATCTTCGGAGGCTCGCTTGTAACCGACAAGGAAATTCCATCCTTCAGTTGGGGCAACACCGGCAGTTATCAGAAGTATGAGGTTGACAAGGCAGTTGAGACCGCGCAACGGACAACCGAACGCCGCAATCAGACCCTCACCGAACGAGAGAAGACTGTTTTGAGAGCGTTGGCGGCTAAGACCGATAGCAACATGGGTGTAATTAATTTTTGA
- the aroC gene encoding chorismate synthase: MLTYLTSGESHGPQLTAIIDGLPAGLAINPDALNFQLSRRQKGYGRGGRMKIEHDQAEIASGVRGGLTMGGPITLVIKNGDWVNWTEIMDPLAPVGKSLGLKQKRLVEHTVRPRPGHADLPGGIKWDHHDLRNVLERASARETAARVAVGSLARQLLEHFEIDIFSHVVSVGAVSLPKGYVLPPMKKLRSITEESDVRCVDSATAVKMISAIRTAKKKSDSLGGVAELIVSGLPAGLGGLSQWYHRLDGQLASALMSVHSVKGVEIGLGFEAAKRTGSQVHDQIYYDLKKHPRQKGFFRKTNNAGGLEGGITNGEDLVIRVAGKPISTLTQPLRTVDVVTKKSAEAMVERTDTCVVPALGVVCEAVASLVCAEAFLAKFGSDNMRETERNFRSFLKADY, from the coding sequence ATGCTGACATACCTTACATCGGGCGAATCACATGGTCCGCAGTTGACCGCCATTATTGACGGCCTTCCAGCAGGACTTGCGATAAATCCAGATGCTCTCAATTTCCAGCTCTCCCGCCGCCAAAAGGGTTACGGACGCGGCGGCCGGATGAAAATCGAACATGACCAAGCCGAAATAGCCTCAGGCGTTAGGGGCGGTCTGACAATGGGCGGACCAATCACTCTTGTAATCAAAAACGGCGACTGGGTGAATTGGACTGAGATAATGGATCCGCTTGCCCCGGTAGGGAAGAGCCTTGGTCTAAAACAGAAAAGACTTGTCGAACATACAGTTCGTCCGCGCCCTGGCCATGCCGATCTGCCGGGCGGAATAAAATGGGATCATCATGATCTACGAAATGTGCTCGAACGGGCATCGGCGCGGGAGACTGCGGCTCGAGTTGCAGTTGGTTCACTGGCAAGGCAGTTGCTTGAGCATTTTGAGATTGATATATTCTCCCATGTGGTTTCTGTCGGCGCGGTGAGTCTGCCAAAAGGATATGTTCTCCCGCCGATGAAGAAACTCAGAAGCATCACCGAGGAATCCGATGTTCGCTGTGTCGATTCAGCTACCGCCGTGAAAATGATTTCAGCAATCCGCACTGCAAAAAAGAAATCCGATTCACTTGGCGGTGTGGCGGAGTTAATTGTCAGCGGTCTGCCGGCAGGTTTGGGTGGGCTTTCACAATGGTACCATCGGCTCGACGGCCAGCTTGCATCGGCGCTTATGTCGGTCCACTCCGTCAAGGGTGTGGAAATCGGACTTGGTTTCGAAGCCGCAAAAAGAACTGGTTCTCAGGTTCACGACCAGATCTATTATGACTTGAAAAAACATCCGCGCCAAAAAGGTTTCTTTCGAAAGACAAATAACGCAGGTGGCCTTGAAGGCGGAATAACTAACGGCGAAGACCTTGTCATTCGCGTAGCTGGTAAACCGATATCGACGCTCACTCAGCCGCTGCGGACGGTTGATGTCGTTACCAAGAAATCTGCCGAGGCCATGGTAGAACGGACAGATACGTGTGTGGTACCGGCATTAGGCGTTGTGTGCGAAGCGGTCGCATCCTTGGTTTGTGCCGAGGCATTTCTTGCAAAATTCGGCTCGGACAATATGAGAGAGACCGAGCGTAATTTCCGGTCATTTCTCAAAGCCGATTACTAG
- a CDS encoding HDOD domain-containing protein — protein sequence MDKLSIIGQIRNSGELLSLPQALSEILREVDNPNFTADSLAKIILKDPSLTARILKLSNSSFYHRFSKTKTVNQAVQVLGVTTVKCLALSTSVFRPEKVEAVAGVNAKTFFADILMIAAASEKIAREVEYKAPEEAFIAGLLHQMGIIFFLHHYPSEYRKIIEKKVKAKSLLAAEVEVFGIDHCEVGYHLATRWRLPEFIANAIRDHHSPLTLTNKVPVSNFIALACLMTNDSIGGYVADMENRSLKIERLGDNIGVTHARLTELSNSFVTCTMSVAEYLDIDIGSIEEMLVRSNRELWQTYLMVENLFKERQELSQKLLAEEHAKGMLESKNIAMATLSHYQNNAAMAVYGRSQILRMMLKKGRKDEILAGLDSNLDTIDNSIRKIVAVLAEMKEVSPIDNIKFLNASQAMNIDDRIVARMTEMKSESGIVMPEEVESLKS from the coding sequence ATGGACAAACTTTCTATAATTGGTCAAATCAGAAACAGCGGTGAGCTATTGTCGCTACCGCAGGCTTTGTCGGAGATTCTGCGCGAAGTTGACAATCCGAACTTTACTGCGGACTCGCTTGCAAAAATCATTCTCAAAGACCCGTCACTGACTGCGCGCATTCTCAAACTCTCGAATTCTTCTTTTTATCATCGTTTTAGTAAAACTAAAACCGTCAATCAGGCCGTGCAGGTACTCGGGGTGACCACAGTAAAATGTTTAGCCCTGTCTACCTCGGTTTTTCGACCAGAAAAGGTGGAAGCAGTTGCCGGTGTCAATGCCAAAACGTTTTTTGCAGATATATTGATGATTGCCGCGGCTTCAGAGAAAATTGCCCGCGAGGTTGAGTACAAAGCGCCCGAAGAGGCATTTATTGCGGGATTGCTTCATCAGATGGGAATTATCTTCTTCCTTCACCACTACCCATCTGAATACAGGAAAATAATAGAAAAGAAGGTGAAGGCAAAATCGCTGCTGGCCGCAGAAGTCGAGGTATTTGGGATAGACCATTGCGAAGTAGGCTATCACCTTGCCACACGCTGGCGTTTGCCGGAGTTTATCGCCAACGCGATCCGAGACCATCATTCGCCGCTGACACTTACAAACAAAGTCCCGGTCAGCAATTTTATCGCTTTGGCCTGTTTGATGACAAATGATTCCATTGGCGGGTATGTCGCCGATATGGAAAACCGGTCTTTAAAAATTGAGAGGCTTGGGGATAATATCGGAGTTACTCATGCGCGGCTGACGGAGCTCTCCAATTCGTTTGTCACATGCACGATGAGTGTGGCGGAATATCTTGATATTGACATCGGCAGTATCGAAGAGATGCTTGTTCGTTCGAACCGCGAGCTTTGGCAAACTTACCTTATGGTCGAAAACCTGTTTAAAGAGCGTCAGGAACTTAGTCAAAAGCTTCTGGCCGAAGAACATGCTAAGGGAATGCTGGAATCAAAAAACATCGCCATGGCCACGCTATCGCATTATCAGAACAATGCTGCGATGGCGGTTTATGGTCGATCCCAGATTCTTCGGATGATGCTCAAAAAAGGACGCAAAGATGAGATACTTGCGGGACTGGATAGTAATCTTGACACCATAGACAACTCAATCCGTAAAATTGTCGCGGTTCTGGCTGAGATGAAGGAAGTTTCGCCGATCGACAACATCAAATTCCTCAATGCCTCGCAGGCAATGAATATCGATGACCGAATCGTTGCTCGAATGACTGAGATGAAAAGCGAATCCGGCATCGTGATGCCGGAAGAGGTTGAATCCTTAAAATCCTGA